The stretch of DNA CATTAGACCCAAGCTCTACATCGCGGCGGGAATATCTGGCGCGGTCCAGCATCGCGTTGGAGTCGAAGGAGCCGATCTGATTGTCGCTATCAACCTCGACCAGAACGCTCCGATCTTTGACTTCGCCCACATCGGCGTTGTCGCTTGCGCGCTGGAGTTCTTGCCGGCGTTGACAGAAGCTTTCGCCAAGCGAATGCCACCGCACAACTCTATCAAGGGTATGGACCGAGGAAGGCTAGATGACCAAGAGTAAGTTCGACGCGATCGTGATTGGTGCCGGTATGTCCGGCAACGCAGCAGCCTATTCGATGGCTAGTCGCGGTCTAAAAGTGCTGCAGCTGGAGCGCGGAGAACATTCGGGCTCTAAGAATGTTCAAGGGGCTATATTGTACGCCAACATGTTGGAGGCGATTATCCCAAACTTCCGCGATGACGCTCCTCTTGAACGGCATCTAGTCGAGCAACGATTCTGGCTAATGGATGACTCGTCGCACACGGGCGTGCACTATCGCTCTGATGACTTCAATGAACTGAAGCCAAACCGGTATACGATCATCCGCGCCCAGTTTGACAAATGGTTCTCACGCAAGGTGCGCGAGGCGGGTGGCACAGTCCTTTGTGAAACGACAGCGACCAGACTCGCTTGGGATCTGAGCGGTAAAGTAATAGGCGTTCACACGGACCGAGAGGGCGGTGTGATCCTCGCGGACGTGGTCGTTCTTGCCGAGGGCGTGAACGGACTGCTTGGAACACGAGCCGGCTTACGCGATATGCCGAAGCCAGAAAATGTGGCCCTCGCTGTCAAGGAAATGCATTTCATGCCGGAAGAGGTGATCGCAGAGCGCTTCGGCCTCAGCGGTAGCGAAGGCTGTGTGATCGAAGCCGGCGGCACGATCTCACGCGGAATGGCCGGACTGGGCTTCCTTTATACCAACAAGGAGTCAATCTCGTTGGGGATCGGCTGCCTCGTCTCCGGTTTAGCGGAAGGCATGGAAAATCCGTACCGCATCCTTGAAGCCTTCAAGCAACATCCCTCGATCCGACCATTACTGGCCGGATCAGAGATCAAAGAATACGCCGCGCATCTTATTCCTGAGGGCGGCTTCAAGGCAATCCCTCCGCTCTTTGGCAACGGGTGGGTCGTCGTGGGCGACGCGGCGCAACTAAACAATGCCGTGCATAGGGAGGGATCGAACCTTGCGATGACATCCGGCCTCATGGCGGGTGAAGCGATCTTCCAGATAAAGAGCCGTGGCGGTCTGATGACGAAACGCAATCTCTCTCTCTATAAGGGCATACTGGACAAGTCGTTCGTCATGAAAGACCTGATCAAACACAAAGATCTTCCAAGCCTCCTCCACACCGACAGTCACAATTTTTTCATGACCTATCCAACGCTTATATCTCAAGCAGCGCAAAATTTTGTGCGCGTCGACGGTGCACCTAAAATCAACAGGGAGAAGGCTACAGCTGCCTCCTTTATCAAGGCACGATCCCGTTGGGGGTTGATTAGCGACGCGGTCCGCTCCGCCGCATCTTGGCGTTAAAGGAAAATTCGATGAAGGCGACCATCATTGAGCGCATTGAGGACAAGCTGTACCAAAACCGATATCTCGTCGACACTGGACGTCCGCATATAACAGTGCGACCGCACCGGTCGCCAAGCCCGAACCTGCTCGCCTTGACGCAAATCTGTCCGGCCAAATGTTACGAGGTGAACGAAATTGGTCAGGTGGCGATTGTTCCCGATGGCTGCTTGGAATGCGGCACATGCAGAGTGTTATGCGAAGCGAGTGGGGACATAAAGTGGAATTATCCCCGGGGCGGGTTCGGGGTCCTCTTCAAATTCGGATGAGGAGTCCCTACCTCCGGCGGGATAGCAGCGACCGATGCAGCTGCGTTAGCGGCGGCGATTGAATGTGCATCCACTCAACCTTTCGAAAGGCAAATTTTCTATGCCGCCGGGAACACGATTTTGACTTAGGAATATGCGTTTAGCATATTTCGCGCACCAGGGAAAAAAACAGTGCACCCTCCCCTGTTTGTAGGCATGATTAAACCAGAGGCGCGGCTCCATATACTCTACGACATATCCAAAGAGCTTATCTCTTCTTTTCCTCTAGACAACGTGCTGAAGGCTGCGATGAACGCCCTCGTCGAGCATCTGCGATTGCGCGATGGCGGAATCGTGATTCACGGCTCCGGAGGAGAGCCCTGGATAAACGTACGGGCTCCCATTGGGCACGACGTTCGCTCACGTTCGCTTACGATTGAACAGGCGGACACAATAAATCGTGTCATCGCTAGCGGAGAGAAGCACTTTGGGAAAAATTCTGTCGTTCTCCCCGTTAAAGTAAACCGGAAGACAATCGGCGCATTGTGGATTGATTTCGCGCAGAAAAGCGGAGATCAGGACGAAACCCTTCTGGCAATGATTGCCGTCCTGATCGGCTTAACCTGCCAGCGCTATCGCGAATTGTGCAGCGATGGCGGCTCAGTCGCCGAGGAACAACAAGCAGGACAGATTCCGAAAATCGGGCCGAAGCCTCATCCCACCCAACTCGATAAAATCGACTGGATCGTCGGGGAAAGCCCCGCGCTCAAGAGGGTATTAGCGACGGCCAAGATCGTGGCCGCGACGAACTCCGCGGTGCTCTTGAGAGGAGAGAGCGGCACTGGCAAGGAATGCTTTGCAAGAGCAATACATTCGTTATCGATACGGAAAAGCAAGGCGTTTATTAAGTTGAATTGCGCCGCGCTGTCGGAGACCGTTCTGGAATCCGAATTGTTTGGCCATGAGAAGGGCGCTTTCACTGGCGCTCTGCTTCAACGAGCTGGACGTTTCGAACTGGCCAATGGCGGAACGCTGTTGCTTGATGAAATTGGCGATGTATCACCACAATTCCAGGCAAAGTTATTGCGCGTGTTACAGGAAGGCGAATTCGAACGTCTCGGCGGAACGAAGACATTGAAAGTAGACGTTCGAGTTATATGCGCCACCAACAAGGACCTTGAAGTGGCCGTCCTTCGAGGGGAGTTCAGAGCCGACCTCTATTACCGGATCAATGTGGTGCCCATCATTTTGCCGCCACTTCGGCAGCGCGACGGAGACATTTCGCTTCTAGCGCAAGTGTTCCTCGAGCAATTCAACAAGTCAAATGATCGAAATTTCGACTTCGCGCCGTCGGCAATAGGCATTTTGTCGAAATGCGCCTTCCCCGGCAATGTTCGCGAGCTGGACAACTGCGTACAAAGGACCGCAACTCTCGCCAGTTCAAATACCATCGCTTCATCAGATTTTGCCTGTCAGCAAGACCAGTGTTCTTCAGCGCTCCTCTGGAAAGACGCCCCCGACGACTACCCGGTGCATAGTCTCAACCCGCGAGATACAATGTTAGGCGGACTGGGGGCCAACGCAGGTACTCCTAGCGGTTCCGCAGCCACAATCGAGGCGCCGGGTCTCACTGAGCGTGATCGGCTGATCAAGGCAATGGTGAAGGCTGGTTGGGTACAGGCCAAAGCGGCTCGTATTCTGGGTAAAACGCCGCGGCAGGTCGGCTATGCGCTGCGCCGGTTTGGTATCGATGTGATCAAAGAGTGAAGGTGAGCGATGTCAAGAACATCGTAAGCTTTGGTTGGTTGCTGGAGAAGCGACTTCGGGCGCGATCCTGCCTTGATTGCTACAAAACATCTACGACAGCGAGCGCGGAAACGGGCGGTAAAGGCGACATGTCGACCGGAATCTATCTTGCTTTTGGAGGTTTAACCTTTCCTCACCAATGGAACAATGCGATGTCGGAACCGGAAATAAAGGTCGGGACGACCAGCAGTGCTCTCTTCGACCGGGCGCCGATGGCTCCCGCTATGCCCGGTGGCCGCGCATCTTCGTCCCATGGCCTTTCGGTGACGGATGACATAGATGCGCGGATCTGGGAGAGAATCAAAGACCATCCCTGCTTTTCAGAGCAAGCCCATCACTATTTCGCTCGCATGCATGTCGCGGTCGCGCCAGCCTGTAACATCCAGTGCAACTACTGCAATCGCAAATATGACTGCACCAACGAAAGCCGTCCCGGGGTCG from Rhizobium sp. WSM4643 encodes:
- a CDS encoding NAD(P)-binding protein, whose product is MTKSKFDAIVIGAGMSGNAAAYSMASRGLKVLQLERGEHSGSKNVQGAILYANMLEAIIPNFRDDAPLERHLVEQRFWLMDDSSHTGVHYRSDDFNELKPNRYTIIRAQFDKWFSRKVREAGGTVLCETTATRLAWDLSGKVIGVHTDREGGVILADVVVLAEGVNGLLGTRAGLRDMPKPENVALAVKEMHFMPEEVIAERFGLSGSEGCVIEAGGTISRGMAGLGFLYTNKESISLGIGCLVSGLAEGMENPYRILEAFKQHPSIRPLLAGSEIKEYAAHLIPEGGFKAIPPLFGNGWVVVGDAAQLNNAVHREGSNLAMTSGLMAGEAIFQIKSRGGLMTKRNLSLYKGILDKSFVMKDLIKHKDLPSLLHTDSHNFFMTYPTLISQAAQNFVRVDGAPKINREKATAASFIKARSRWGLISDAVRSAASWR
- a CDS encoding ferredoxin family protein — translated: MKATIIERIEDKLYQNRYLVDTGRPHITVRPHRSPSPNLLALTQICPAKCYEVNEIGQVAIVPDGCLECGTCRVLCEASGDIKWNYPRGGFGVLFKFG
- the nifA gene encoding nif-specific transcriptional activator NifA, which produces MIKPEARLHILYDISKELISSFPLDNVLKAAMNALVEHLRLRDGGIVIHGSGGEPWINVRAPIGHDVRSRSLTIEQADTINRVIASGEKHFGKNSVVLPVKVNRKTIGALWIDFAQKSGDQDETLLAMIAVLIGLTCQRYRELCSDGGSVAEEQQAGQIPKIGPKPHPTQLDKIDWIVGESPALKRVLATAKIVAATNSAVLLRGESGTGKECFARAIHSLSIRKSKAFIKLNCAALSETVLESELFGHEKGAFTGALLQRAGRFELANGGTLLLDEIGDVSPQFQAKLLRVLQEGEFERLGGTKTLKVDVRVICATNKDLEVAVLRGEFRADLYYRINVVPIILPPLRQRDGDISLLAQVFLEQFNKSNDRNFDFAPSAIGILSKCAFPGNVRELDNCVQRTATLASSNTIASSDFACQQDQCSSALLWKDAPDDYPVHSLNPRDTMLGGLGANAGTPSGSAATIEAPGLTERDRLIKAMVKAGWVQAKAARILGKTPRQVGYALRRFGIDVIKE